In Planococcus shixiaomingii, the DNA window TCCCTCAGATCTAATATCAATGGTTCAAATTAAAATTTTTTCAATTAAATCTCGTTGCTTTTAAAAGAGCAGACTAAACGCTGGAAATATTTTCTTCATGAAGTGTTCAACTTCTTACATGAAGTTTCGCAATCCTTACATGAACTTCAGCAAATTCTACCTGACAAACAACGCTTGCTACATGAACTTTCCTCGTTCCTACATGAACTACGCAAATTCTGCACAAAAAAACAGCCCGCCTAAGCGAGCCGTTTCCTCTTATAACGCTTTTGCCGCAGCAATGATCAACATGATCCAGCCTGCGATGAACGCCACGCCGCCGATCGGTGTGATGGCGCCTAAAATACTGATGCCCGACAAGCTCAAGACGTACAAGCTGCCGGAGAATATAACGATTCCGGCAAGCATCAAGTAGCCTGCCCAGTTTAATGAAGAAATCGGCCCGATGAACGTCGAACTCATCAGCACCGCAACAATCATCAATCCGATGGAATGAAACATTTGATACTGTACTGCGGTTTGCCAAGTGGCAATATATTTATCTGCGACGCGTCCTTCAAGCATATGCGCGCCAAAAGCACCGAATGCGACGGACAACAAAGCGTTGACCGCTCCGGCAATCAAGAAAAACTTCATGCTTTCTCCTCTTTCCACTTAAAAATCAAACAATGAATCTCCGTTGGCGTCTTCTTCTTTCAGCTTGTTTTCAGCTAAAGAGATTTGAGGGCTCGGAGACGGGGACGCGAGCGGCACGGCATGCGGCGTTTTGTTTTGTCCATGATCGTCTTCATCCAATAATAAATTGCATAAAGTCCGAATGGCAACAACCGATTCACGCATTTTTGCCGGATCTTGGGTCCGCGCTTTGCTGGCGTATTTCTCGATTTCACTCAAAATACGTGCAGGTGCGACAGCCATCGTAAATCCCCCTTTCGTTTCTAGTCTCTTTCATTTTAACATGCCAGTCCAAAAGCGCATTAAGCAAGGCAAAAATCGATTGGTTGCTGTCCGCGCTTCTGTAACATTTCGTTCACTTTTGAATATGGCCGGCTGCCGAAAAATCCCCGGCTCGCACTGAGCGGGCTCGGGTGCGGCGCTTCAATCACATCGTGGCGCTCCAAATCGATAAGCGGCTTCTTCTTTTGCGCAGGTCTGCCCCACAAGACGAAAATAACCGGTTCTTCACGCGCTGACAATTTGCGGATCACTTCATCCGTAAATGCCTCCCAGCCTTGGTCCCTATGGGAATTGGCTTGGCCGGCACGCACTGTCAGCACCGTATTGAGCATCATGACGCCTTGGTCGGCCCATTTTGTCAACGTGCCGTCTTTCGGCTTTTGGCAGCCGAGGTCCTCTTCCAGCTCTTTCAGCATATTGCGCAAGCTCGGCGGATGCGGCACTCCCGGCTGAACCGAAAAACTTAACCCGTGTGCTTGACCTGGACCATGGTACGGATCTTGCCCCAAAATGACGACTTTGACTTCTTCGTAAGCCGTGTGTTCAAAAGCCGTCCAAATATTTTCTTTTGCAGGATAGACGGTTTCGTTGGCATATTCCGCTTTCAAAAATTCCCGCAGCTTCAAATAATACGGCTTATCGAATTCTTCTCCTACCACGTCTTGCCAATCGTTTTGAAAAATCTTCTTTCCCATAGACGGCACCCCCTAGTCTTCGAATTGGATTTTCACATCATAATCGACCAGTTTGAACATTTCTTGGACAGAACGCGCTGCGTTATCTTCTGCAGTATTCAACAATCCTTGGCCAGTCGTTTCTTCCACCATCATTTTCTTCGCTTCTTCCGCGAGCTCGTATGCTTCCGAAATATCAGTGTCTCCCCGTAGAAGCCCCTCGTACGAATACACTTCCACTTTGTCCATGAACAATTCAGGGCCGCCCAAAATTGTTGCAGGCGGCAAAGTGAGTGTTGCCGTTTTGGCTTCTTCATCCAGTTCAATGTCTTCTTCGGTCACTTTAGAAAAATCAATGCCCGCACGCACCGAGCCGGGAATCACGACCAGCAATTGGCGCTTCGTCCCCGGCAAGTCCAAGCCGATTTCCTTCCCGAATACCGCGTTGTCTTGCCGCTCGATAACAACTTTCGAGAGAGCTTCGGCAGTAGACAGTTCATTCAAATCCTGGATTTGTTCTAAAAACGCGCCTTTGCTTTCGGTTGCTGTACTGCCTTTGATCATCCAAAACGTTCCAAGCGGCAAAGCCACCAAAAGTAAAAGCAGAACCGCAATCAGCACCAAAAACGAATTACGGAAGACGCCCATCATCACTTTTGCGCTTCGCCAAAAACCGGATTCTTTTGTATCTCCTTTTCCTTTCACTTCGTTTAATAAACGCTCGATTTCCGTTAACTTTGGATCTTTTGCCACGTGGCATCCCTCTTTCTATTCATTTCATCAGCGCCTCGTGATAGGATATCCAAAAGGGGCGAAGATGATGGCTAATTTGCGTGATAAAATAAAAACGATTTCCACAACCAATGGTTCCAGCGCTCCTGAAGCGGCAAAACGGGCTGGCATCGGCTGCCTGGCATTTTTCATAATTGCTGTATCTATTCTAACATTTATCATCTCAATTGGTCTTTTCAAAAGCGGCAATTGGCTTATCGCATTATTCATACTGGTTTTCTTCGCTTTAAGCACTGTGACCGCTGCACTTCTCTTAATTCCGCAAAAGAGCGATTCATTGTAATAGTTTCGGTTTTTGGTAAAATAAAACTATAAGATTATTCTATTTTAAAGGGGTTTGACTGATGACACTTAAGAAAACTTTAACCATCGCAGGTTCGGATACATCCGGCGGAGCTGGCATTCAAGCAGATTTGAAAACGTTCCAGGAACACGGAACTTACGGCATGAACGCTTTGACCGTCATCGTCACAATGGACCCGAACAACGGCTGGAGCCATGGCATCCATCCGATTCCGGTCGAAACGCTTCACGCACAACTTGAAACCGCTTTTTCTACCGGCGTCGATGCTTTGAAAACAGGCATGCTGCCAACCGTGGATATTATTGAAATGGCCGGCAAAGCGATTCAAAAATCCGGCTTGGAAGATGTCGTCATTGATCCGGTTATGGCTTGTAAAGGCGAAGACGAAGTTTTGTTCCCTGAAAACGTCGATGCAATGATTACACACCTTTTACCGATTGCAAAAGTCGTAACGCCGAACTTAGTTGAAGCTGGACAGCTTTCTGGCATGGGCACGCTTCAAACGGTTGAAGATTTGAAGGCAGCTGCTGAAAAAATCCACGCACACGGCGCTCAATATGTCGTCATCAAAGGCGGCAAGCAGTTGAAGCACGAAAAAGCGGCTGACTTGCTTTATGATGGTACAACGCATTATTTGCTGACATCCGAAAAAACAGATACAACGTATAACCACGGCGCAGGATGCACGTTCGCTGCTGCCATCACGGCCAACTTGGCAAACGGCAAGTCCGTTAAAGATGCGGTCATCGACGCAAAAACTTTCGTCTCCGCTGCCATCCAGCACGGCTGGAAACTGAACGAATATGTCGGTCCGGTTATGCACGGTGCTGCCAATAAATTCGACAAACCAGAAATTGAAATTACGGAAGTTTAATAGATGTGAAAAGGAGGCCGCAATCGCGGCCTCCTTTTTTTAGCTCTTTAACTACCATCACTTGTACAGCCGTAAAGATAAATTCGAAGTTTTCGAGCAATAGATGCACCGTTTGATTTTTCTCCACAGGCACTTAGACCGCCATACGGTTCAGCTCATATAGAAAACCATTAACAGCAATCATTCAACTATTGCTTTTCCATTCTTGAAATTTTTCGCCATTTCGCTAAAATATTATTTATTTATCTTAACATTTTCTATTTTCGTGTAATTCTTCGTTATCGCATTCTTTTTCACTTTTCCCTATACTAAAAACAGAAGGATTGTTGAGGAGGAGCATTATGGAATTAGTCGAAGTAAAAAAATTGCAAGTTCAACTAGATGCTTTTGCAGGCAAAGATGTATATTTGCATCTTGAAACAACCAATGGATCATACGCCACTCATTTCAACGAAGGCTTTTTTAATGCCGGCGCGTTTATCCGAAACGTAGTCATCAATTACGAACTCGGCAAAGTGGTCGGTGAAAGCCCGCACCGTGTCGGATTAAAACTTCCATACGGCTGGGTGTATGCACAAGGCATCACTCATTACGAAATGGACGAGCAAGGCAGATTATTGCTTGCCGGGCACGACGCAACAGGAAAATTGGCGGTGGCGCTCGAAATCAGCGAAACACCGTTCAGTTATTAAGGAGGAATAAAACATGGCACTTCCAGAAGAACGGCACGTACTCGTCATCTTCCCTCACCCGGATGATGAAGCGTTCGGCGTATCGGGAACGATCTCGACATACATTAAACAAGGAACTCCGGTTACATATGCTTGCCTGACCCTTGGCGAGATGGGACGCAACCTTGGAAATCCGCCTTTTGCGACGCGGGAATCCTTGCCGGAAATCCGCAAAATAGAATTGCAGGCTTCAGCAGATGCAATGGGCTTAACCGATCTTCGCATGATGGGCTTGCGGGACAAAACCATTGAATTTGAAGATGACGAAAAAATGGTCGGAATGATTACCGGTTTAATTAATGAATTAAACCCGTCATTGATCATCACATTCTATCCGAATCTATCTGTCCACCCTGACCATGAAGCGACAGCTCGGGCTGTTGTACGAGCGGTCCGCCGCATGAAAGACCGCCCGAAACTCCATTGTGTCGCTTTCGCAAACGACACGCTTGACGTACTTGGGGATCCTGACATTGTCCATGACATGACCGCGGTCCGCGATCAGAAAATGGGAGCAATGAAAGCTCATATTTCCCAGACTGCATGGATGCTTGAAGAAATGGAACACAAGTTGGCGCAAGGCGACGCCGATACCGAAAATTGGCTGACGCGCGAGCGGTTTTACGCGTACCGTTGGGATCAGGACTTCGAAGAATCATTTTGAATGAAAAGGTTGGGTTTTCTAATAAGAAAACCCAACCTTTTGTTATTTTTCTATAATTTTTTGAAAAAAGAATGCGCTTTCAACCGCAAAATATTGTATACTCTGAAAAGCTACATTTTTATTCAACCAGAAAAGGAGAATCATTTGTGAAAAAGTATCCTCTATCAACATGGTTATTGTTTTTAATCCCATCTATTTTGGGTGTGTTTTTGTTCATCGTTCCTATATCAACAAAAGAAGGTTGGGTAGTGCCTATCGCCTTGCTGGCCAATTGGGTGGCAGGTTACATAGAATCAGCAGCACCGTGGATCATGCTGACAATTATGTTAATTGCAGCTATCGGATCTATACTTAGCATTACTAGAAAAGTTAATGAACACCACACAGTTTCATTCTTTGATAGATTATTCAATGTTAATTTGTTCTGGACGATTGTCCGGGTCATCGGAGCTGTTTTTGCCGTAATGGTCTTGTTCCAAGTGGGACCGGAAGCGGTGTGGAGTGAAGATACGGGCGGCCTTTTATTGTCTCCTGAAGGGTTATTATCATTCCTCTTTACAATTTTCTTGTTCGCAGGATTGTTTTTGCCTCTTCTAATGAACTTCGGCCTTTTGGAATTATTCGGTACCATGATGGTGAAAGTTATGCGCCCGTTATTCCGCTTGCCTGGCCGTTCATCAGTTGATGCACTAGCTTCATTTGTTGGCGATGGAACAATTGGGGTTCTATTGACCAACACGCAGTATATTCAAAATAAATATACGCAGCGTGAAGCTGCGATAATCGGAACCACTTTTTCGGTTGTTTCGATTACGTTTGCTATTGTTATTATTCAGCGTGTCGGCCTTGGGGCATACTTCCTGCCGTATTACGGAACCGTTGTTTTAACGAGCCTGGTACTTGCGCTTATCATGCCGCGTATTTTCCCGCTGGCTCAAAAGCCGACAACATTTATGAACGGCAAGCCGGAAAATTCGATGTCTGAAGAAGTGCCGGAAGGATACAATGTGGTATCTCACGGCGTCGAAAATGCTTTGGCAAAAGCTGACGAAAACAAATCAGCATCAGAATTTTTTAAAGATGGCTTCAAAAACGTATTGGATATGTGGATTGGCGTAGCTCCAGTCGTTATGGCATTCGGTACCGTGGCATTGATGCTTGCTACCTATACACCTATTTTCACGATTCTTGGAAAACCGTTTGAACCGTATTTGAATCTATTGGGCGTGCCAGAAGCTGCAGAAGCTGCACAATTGATGGTGGTCGGATTTGCCGATATGTTCTTGCCGGTTATCCTTGCTGAAGGCATGATCCAATCGGAACTCACTCTTTTCGTAGTAGCTACGATGTCGGTAACTCAACTTGTCTATATGTCGGAAGTCGGCGGACTGCTGCTTGGTTCACGCATTCCAGTCAACATTTTAGACTTGATCGTTATTTTCCTGCTTCGTACAATCATCGCTTTGCCGATTGTTGCTGGAATCGGACACCTGATTTTTTAATAAAAGCAAAAGGCCATTCGCAAAATGCGAATGGCCTTTTTTGATTCAATAAAAAAGAAAACGATGCGAGCATCGTCTTCCCTGTTAATTAAGCATGAGCCAATTTTTTCTTTAATTTCTCCAACATATCCGCTGTCATTGCATCTAAATCATATCGGGTTTTAAAGCCCCACTCTTTTTCAGCAGCTGAAGCATCGATGCTGTCCGGCCAGCTATCAGCAATCGCTTGGCGGATTGGATCCACTTCATAAGACAGTTTAAATTCCGGAATGTGCTTGCGGATTGATGCCGCGATTTCTTCCGGCTCAAAACTCATCGCCGTGACGTTGAATGCGTTGCGGTGTTCCAAACGCGAAGCGTCAGCTTCCATCAATTCGACAATCGATTGAAGCGCATCCGGCATATACATCATGTCCATGTAAGTCCCTTCGGCAATATACGAAGTATACTTCTGCTGCTCGATCGCTTTATAGTAAATGTCTACGGCGTAGTCGGTTGTGCCGCCTCCTGGCTGAGCCACGTAAGAAATCAAGCCCGGGAAACGAACGCCGCGCGTATCGACGCCAAATTTTTGGAAATAATAATCGCACAATAGCTCACCCGACACTTTATTGACTCCGTACATCGTCGTCGGGCGCTGCAGAGTATCTTGCGGTGTGTTTTTCTTAGGTGTTGACGGTCCAAAAGCGCCGATTGAACTTGGCGTGAAAAATTGCATATCCAATTCACGGGATGCTTCAAGCGCATTCACCAAACCACCCATGTTCAAATTCCACGCAAGCAATGGTTTTTCTTCGGCGGTTGCAGACAGCAATGCTGCCATATGCATCATCGTGTCCGCTTTAAAATCTTTCGCCAACTCGTACATCCGCTGGGCATCCGTGACATCCAGCAATTGAAACGGTCCGTTATCCTGCGCTGCCGGCCGGATATCGGTCGCCAACACATTGTCCACTCCATATATACCTTGTAATTTCCCAACCAGTTCAGAGCCGATTTGCCCCAATGCCCCAGTAATCATAATTCGTTTCATTAATTCGAACCCCTTCCCGTAAATAAACAATTGTCCGCTCCAAAAAAACATTTTAGAAAATATTTCTATTGATCCGACAAGATTTCCTATGGTGTCATTATAAGTTGTTCGCTTTAAAAACACAATTACTTTTGCTATTCAAAACCTTGTGCAAAGTTCTCCATTCCTTCTTTTTAACAGATATCCTAATTCCAAACTATTTAATTGAGATGGTGAATAAGGGGTGCTATAATGAAACAGCTCCGGAAGCATAGCTTGTGGGTACTGTTATTAATAAGATTTTCCACCCTTTAAACCGACTATTCCACTCTGCTTAGTTTTACCGTTTCTGTTACATATATAAAGGGTATAAAAGACGTGAGTATGGACATAAAGTAAAGGAACCTTGGAAATGGTTTATTAATAAAATTTTATAGGAAATAGAGGAGATCAAAATGAAAAAGTTAAGCTTATTTTTATTATTGCTGGTAGGTGCTGTAGTCATACTGGCTGCTTGCGGCGGAGGTTCACCTAAAGAAGACCCAACAACTGATGATGCGGCAGGCTCTGGCTCTACTGAACAAGACGCATTGGCGAAAATTCAGGAAGAAGGGAAGCTAATTGTTGGTACAGAAGGAACGTACCCTCCTTTCACTTTCCACGATGAGTCTGGAAAATTGACTGGTTTTGACGTAGAAATTGCACAAGAAGTCGGGAAACGCCTTGGCGTTGAGGTAGAATTCCTTGAAACGCAATGGGATGCAATGTTTGCAGGGCTTGACGCAGGACGCTTCGACATGGTCGCTAACCAAGTCGGCATCAACGATGAGCGCAAAGCAAGCTACGAGTTCTCAGATCCATACATCACTTCTAATGCAGTACTGGTAGTCGGAAAAGATAACAACGAAATCAAGAGTTTTGAAGATTTAGAAGGAAAAGTGTCCGCCCAATCTTTGACAAGCAACTACGCAGAAACAGCAAAATCATTCGGTGCTGAACTTGAAGGCGTTGAAGGATTTAACCAAGCAATTGAATTGCTGAACTCTGGCCGTGTTGACGCTACGGTCAACGACAACTTGACTGTATTGGACTTCTTGAAGCAGCGTCCTGACGCGAAAATTAAAGTTGTAGACGAAGCTGATGCGGCAGCACAAAGCGGTTTGTTGTTCAAAAAAGGCAGCGGTGCACTAGTAGAAGAAGTCAACAAAGCACTTGCTGAGATGATCGAAGACGGTACGTACGACAAAATATCAGACAAGTGGTTCGGCGAAAATGTACTTGAGTAGTATTTTTTCTGATCCTGTCAGGTTGGAACGGCTCACGGACATTTCGCAATCATCCTGGGTTCCATTACTAGAAGGTCTGATTCAGTACACAATACCTTTATCGTTGATCACGTTCGTACTCGGGCTAGTCTTGGCAGTCATTACTGCTTTAGCCCGAATTTCTACCGTTAAGATTTTTCAGATTATCGCCCGGGTTTATGTATCCATTATCCGCGGCACACCATTATTGGTTCAATTGTTCATTTTGTTCTATGGATTGCCGACGATAGGAATCGTTATCGCACCGTTTCCGGCGGCAGTTCTTGGATTTTCTTTAAATGTCGGAGCTTATGCTTCTGAAGTGATCCGGGCATCAATCTTGTCCATACCGAAAGGCCAATGGGAAGCTGCCAACACAATTGGCATGACGTATACGCAATCACTGCGCCGCGTTATTTTGCCGCAAGCGGCACGTGTATCCATTCCCCCCCTTTCGAATACATTTATCAGTTTGATTAAAGATACTTCACTCGCATCGCTTATTCTTGTGACGGAAATGTTCCGCATCGCTCAGCAAGTTGCCGCATCAACTTATGAATTTTTATTATTATACGGACAAGCGGCACTTATCTACTGGGTCGTCTGCTTCTTGTTATCTGTTGGGCAAGGCAGGCTGGAACACCGATTTGACCGCTATGTATCTAGATAATAAAGGCATTCAACAACTGCAGTAAGGAGCGAGCCATGATTTCCATTAGAAATTTACACAAAAAGTTTGGCGATCTTGAAGTGCTGAAAGGCATCGACCTCGATGTCCAAAAAGGGCAAGCCGTTGTTGTCATCGGACCTTCCGGATCAGGCAAGACAACGTTTCTAAGGTGTTTGAACATATTGGAGACACCGTCTGCCGGCACAGTGACAATCGACGAGCAGACCGCTGACTTTTCAAAACCATTTTCAAAAAAACAAGTGACGGCTTTCCGCAAACAATCCGCCATGGTTTTTCAGCATTACAATTTGTTTCCGCATATGACGGCTATTGAAAACGTCATGGAAGGCCCGGTCATCGTCCAGAAACAAAACAAAGCGGATGCGCGCAAAAAAGCCGCACAATTGCTGGAAAAAGTCGGGCTCGGAGATAAAATGGATTTTTACCCGTTCCAGTTATCTGGCGGCCAGCAACAGCGCGTCGGAATTGCCCGTGCACTTGCGCTGGAACCGAAAGTGATGCTGTTTGACGAACCGACTTCGGCACTCGATCCGGAACTGGTAGGTGAAGTGCTGCAAGTTATGAAAGATTTGGCCTCTGAAGGTCTAACAATGGTCGTTGTCACGCACGAGATGCGTTTTGCTAAAGGCGTTGCCGATGAAGTGCTATTTATGGACGGCGGCAAAATTGTCGAACGCGGTCGTCCAGAAGATGTCTTCAACAACCCGAAAGAAGCACGTACGCGCCAATTCCTAAACTTGATTGAAAAAACAGATGTGATTTAATCCGCTCGCTGCCAAATTTGGCAGCGAGTTTTTTATTGGAATGATTTATTCGCGGACTGTTCTATTGTATGATTATACTTACCGTGTTATTAATATACTTCTTAAACTAAAGGAGCCTGCTAAGTATGCAAACGACAATTTTGAATAAACTCGATTCTCTCTTTGAAGAAATAGTTAAAACGCGCCGCCACCTTCACATGCACCCAGAACTTTCTCATCAAGAAGTGGAAACCCCGGCTTTTATTGCTGCCAAGCTTGAGGAAATGGGCGTGGAAGTACGCCGCGAGGTCGGCGGAAATGGAGTGGTTGGCTACATCCGCGGCGGCAAGCCTGGCAAAACAATCGCTTTTCGTGCAGACTTCGACGCCTTGCCGATTGATGATAAAAAAGAGGTGCCCTACAAATCGATGGTTCCCGGCGTCATGCACGCATGTGGACACGATGGCCATACAGCTGGCCTGCTCGGCTTTGCCAAGGCAATGGCATCAATAAAAGAAGAACTGCCAGGAACCATCGTACTGATCTTTCAATTTGGTGAAGAAGCACCTCCTGGAGGCTCTCGTGCGATGATTGCCGACGGCTGCCTGGAAGGTGTCGATTTGGTCTACGGAGCACACGTGCAAAGCAGTTTGGAGCACGGCAAAGTGTTCGTGCGCGACGGATTTTTGCAGGCTTCGGAAGATACCATCAAAATTGTCGTCCGCGGATCAGGAACGCACGGTGCCGAACCGCATCTCGGAGTGGACCCGATTTTAGCGGCGAGCCATGTCATGATTGCGCTGCAATCGATCGTCAGCCGCAACACCGATCCCTTGCAGGAACTGGTCGTCACCATCGGCAAATTCCATGCCGGCGACGCGGATAATGTCATCCCAAGCGAAGCCGTTTTAGAAGGGACGATTCGTGTCTTTAATCCCGAACTTCGCAAACTTGCAGGTGAGCGCGTAACTGCGATTGCCGAGAACGTTGCACGCGCGATGGGTGCTAGCGCTGAAGTAGTTATAGAATCCGGCTATGATTCGCTATGGAACCATCCGGAAGCGATGGATATCGTTCGCGTGGCTGCGCGCGATGCAATTGGCGAAGAAGCTGTTGCCGAAATCTCGCCAGTTATGCCTGTAGAAGATTTCGCTTATTACACCCAAGTTGTGCCCGGTGCGTTCTTTTTTGTAGGAGCAAAGATGGCAGATGAATCCTATGTTTATCCGCACCATCATGAAAACTTCGATTTTAATGAAGAAGCGATGCTTATTGCGGCAAAAGTGTTTGCCGCGGTTTATTTTGAAGCACAGAAATAAGATTTGGAAAGTAAATGCTTTTATTGGCTAAACTAAGTGCTTTTCAAGCCCGCTTCTTGCTGAAGAATCGTATTCTTCACATAATGGTGCATATTGTAGAGTTAATGAAGCGTATTCTCGCCGCAATGGAGCGTATTTTAACCTTAATGGAGCATATTTACTAATACGCAAGAAAAAACCCGCCCGGTTTCCCCGGGCGGGTTTTGTTTGATTTAATTAATAACGCCAAGTTCTTTTCCGACTCTACCGTATACTTCAATCGCTTCGTCGAGCATTTCTTTTGTATGAGCTGCTGTTGGCATGTTGCGAACGCGCCCTGTACCTTTAGGAACCGTCGGGAAGACGATGGATTTTGCATAGACGCCTTCTTCGAATAAACGCTTCGAAAACTGTTGCGTCAATTTCTCGTCGCCGATAATGCATGGCGTAATCGGTGTTTCGGAATCGCCGATGTTGAAACCAAGCTTGTTCAAGCCTTTTTTCAAGTAATCGCCGTTGTCCCACAATTTATCATGCAGTTCCGTTGAATCGATGATCATCTGCAAAGCAGAGATAATTGCCGCAACGTCCCCTGGTGTCACTGCTGTAGAGAACAAGAATGGACGTGAACGAACACGCAGCCAGTCGATCAAGTTTTTCTTGCCGGCCACATAACCGCCGACAACGCCAACAGCTTTAGACAACGTCCCCATTTGCATATCGATTTCTTTTTCAAGACCGAAATGCTTCACAGTTCCCTTCCCTTTACCGGTAACGCCTGATCCATGAGCGTCATCGACGTACGTGATCAAGTCGAATTCTTTTGCAATTTCCACGATTTCCGGAAGTTTTGCAATATCGCCGTCCATTGAGAAGACGCCGTCAGTAATGACCATGACTTTATTGTATAAGCCGGATTCAGTCGCTTCTTTCGCTTTCGCACGCAAGTCTTCCATATCCGAGTGTTTGAACGCGATGATTTTCGCTTTCGATAAGCGGCAGCCGTCGATGATTGACGCATGGTTCAGCTGATCGGAAAGAATCGCATCGTTTTTGTCCATTACGGCAGAAATTGCTGCCATGTTGCAGTTAAAGCCGGACTGGTAAGAAATCGCTGCTTCCGTCCCTTTGAATTCAGCAAGTTTTTCTTCCAGCTTCACATGCAAGTCAAGTGTTCCGTTGATGGAACGGACCGCTCCAGCGCCAACCCCGTATTTATCGATGGCGTCCTTTGCCACTTGCTTCAAGTCTTCGTTTGTTGCAAGT includes these proteins:
- a CDS encoding M20 metallopeptidase family protein; protein product: MQTTILNKLDSLFEEIVKTRRHLHMHPELSHQEVETPAFIAAKLEEMGVEVRREVGGNGVVGYIRGGKPGKTIAFRADFDALPIDDKKEVPYKSMVPGVMHACGHDGHTAGLLGFAKAMASIKEELPGTIVLIFQFGEEAPPGGSRAMIADGCLEGVDLVYGAHVQSSLEHGKVFVRDGFLQASEDTIKIVVRGSGTHGAEPHLGVDPILAASHVMIALQSIVSRNTDPLQELVVTIGKFHAGDADNVIPSEAVLEGTIRVFNPELRKLAGERVTAIAENVARAMGASAEVVIESGYDSLWNHPEAMDIVRVAARDAIGEEAVAEISPVMPVEDFAYYTQVVPGAFFFVGAKMADESYVYPHHHENFDFNEEAMLIAAKVFAAVYFEAQK
- a CDS encoding glycine C-acetyltransferase, which translates into the protein MSKKLDAFLDANLSELKEQGLYNEVDTVEGPNGAIIKVRGKDLINLSSNNYLGLATNEDLKQVAKDAIDKYGVGAGAVRSINGTLDLHVKLEEKLAEFKGTEAAISYQSGFNCNMAAISAVMDKNDAILSDQLNHASIIDGCRLSKAKIIAFKHSDMEDLRAKAKEATESGLYNKVMVITDGVFSMDGDIAKLPEIVEIAKEFDLITYVDDAHGSGVTGKGKGTVKHFGLEKEIDMQMGTLSKAVGVVGGYVAGKKNLIDWLRVRSRPFLFSTAVTPGDVAAIISALQMIIDSTELHDKLWDNGDYLKKGLNKLGFNIGDSETPITPCIIGDEKLTQQFSKRLFEEGVYAKSIVFPTVPKGTGRVRNMPTAAHTKEMLDEAIEVYGRVGKELGVIN
- a CDS encoding amino acid ABC transporter ATP-binding protein, with amino-acid sequence MISIRNLHKKFGDLEVLKGIDLDVQKGQAVVVIGPSGSGKTTFLRCLNILETPSAGTVTIDEQTADFSKPFSKKQVTAFRKQSAMVFQHYNLFPHMTAIENVMEGPVIVQKQNKADARKKAAQLLEKVGLGDKMDFYPFQLSGGQQQRVGIARALALEPKVMLFDEPTSALDPELVGEVLQVMKDLASEGLTMVVVTHEMRFAKGVADEVLFMDGGKIVERGRPEDVFNNPKEARTRQFLNLIEKTDVI